One segment of Pseudomonas asgharzadehiana DNA contains the following:
- a CDS encoding phosphoethanolamine transferase CptA produces MAMFERSTTSAKGFDWAGLGWLFLFFWYFSGITQLLIQLSGTSGFSGFRQAFFMSALWLAPMLLFPRRTRLLAALIGVVLWACSMASLGYFFIYQQEFSQSVIFIMFESNISEAGEYATQYFAWWIVLAFIAHTAMAIFLWTRLRPVYLPRGQAMLAAAAIVLAVVGYPLVKQIATNDNLEHAIDGFETRIEPAVPWQMIVAYRRYTEQLDNMQGMLDSASQIPPLTGFKDSMADQPSTLVLVIGESTNRQRMSLYGYPRNTTPELDKLRDQLAVFDNVITPRPYTIEALQQVLTFADEENPDLYLKTPSIVSVMKQAGYKTYWITNQQTMTKRNTMLTTFSEQADEQVYLNNNRNQNARQYDGDVLAPFAKALADPAERKFIVVHLLGTHMSYQYRYPPTFDTFTDRQGVPAGISDDQLPVYNSYDNAVLYNDFVVSSLIKDYAKTDPNGFLLYLSDHGEDVFDSAGHTTLGRNEGKPTAPMYTIPFMAYASPKWRESHSWNFAGDLQRPYSSSQLIHTWADLAGLSFNELDRSKSLVSDSFKPRPLLIGDPYQRQQKALIDFSLIKPKKPNPTDVVLQEKPAP; encoded by the coding sequence TTGGCTCGCCCCCATGTTGCTGTTCCCGCGCCGCACGCGCTTGCTCGCGGCACTGATCGGCGTAGTCCTGTGGGCCTGCTCAATGGCCAGCCTGGGTTATTTCTTCATCTACCAGCAGGAATTTTCGCAAAGCGTCATTTTCATCATGTTCGAGTCGAACATCTCTGAAGCCGGTGAATACGCCACCCAGTACTTCGCCTGGTGGATCGTATTGGCCTTTATTGCCCACACCGCCATGGCGATTTTCCTGTGGACCCGCCTGCGCCCGGTGTACTTGCCCCGTGGCCAGGCCATGCTGGCAGCGGCGGCAATCGTGCTCGCGGTGGTCGGTTACCCGCTGGTCAAGCAGATCGCCACCAACGACAACCTGGAACACGCCATCGACGGTTTCGAAACCCGTATCGAGCCCGCCGTGCCTTGGCAGATGATCGTTGCGTATCGCCGCTACACCGAGCAACTGGACAACATGCAGGGCATGCTCGACAGCGCCAGCCAGATCCCGCCTTTGACTGGTTTTAAAGACAGCATGGCAGACCAGCCTTCGACCCTGGTGTTGGTGATCGGCGAGTCCACCAATCGCCAGCGCATGAGCCTCTACGGTTACCCGCGCAACACCACGCCGGAACTGGACAAACTGCGCGACCAACTGGCGGTGTTCGACAACGTCATCACCCCGCGCCCCTACACCATCGAAGCGCTGCAACAGGTACTGACGTTCGCCGACGAGGAGAACCCGGACCTGTACCTCAAAACGCCGTCGATTGTCAGCGTAATGAAGCAGGCCGGCTACAAGACGTACTGGATCACCAACCAGCAGACCATGACCAAGCGCAACACCATGCTCACCACGTTCTCCGAACAAGCCGATGAGCAGGTGTACCTGAACAACAACCGCAACCAGAACGCCCGCCAATACGATGGCGACGTGCTCGCACCGTTTGCCAAGGCCCTGGCCGATCCGGCTGAGCGCAAGTTCATCGTGGTGCATCTGCTGGGCACCCACATGAGCTACCAGTACCGCTACCCGCCGACCTTCGACACGTTCACCGACCGCCAAGGCGTACCGGCCGGGATCAGCGACGATCAACTGCCGGTCTACAACAGCTACGACAATGCGGTGCTATACAACGACTTCGTGGTGTCAAGCCTGATCAAGGACTACGCCAAGACTGACCCCAACGGTTTTCTTCTGTACCTGTCGGACCACGGCGAAGACGTATTCGACTCGGCCGGTCATACCACGCTGGGCCGTAACGAAGGCAAACCGACGGCACCGATGTACACCATTCCGTTCATGGCCTATGCCTCGCCCAAATGGCGCGAAAGCCACAGTTGGAATTTTGCCGGCGACCTGCAGCGCCCCTACAGCAGCTCGCAACTGATACACACCTGGGCCGACCTGGCCGGGCTGAGTTTCAACGAACTGGACCGTAGCAAAAGCCTGGTAAGTGACAGCTTCAAGCCACGCCCGCTGCTGATCGGCGACCCTTACCAGCGTCAGCAGAAAGCCTTGATTGATTTCAGCCTGATCAAGCCGAAAAAGCCCAATCCGACTGATGTGGTGCTCCAGGAAAAACCCGCTCCGTAA